From the genome of Kaistella daneshvariae, one region includes:
- a CDS encoding efflux RND transporter periplasmic adaptor subunit yields the protein MKKKFTAKKIIYIVLGLVLLFALAKGVGYLINSNSKKSEQFLTKKAVVQDMDEKVLATGKIVPREEIEIKPNISGIIDKILVSEGDKVVAGQLVATIRIVPSIQNVNAATQEINNANLQISNAQINVAQQQKQFAMQQQLYSQGVISKQEYIAAQQQLQSTQQVLRNAQQQRQTAQKNLQIAKTGATPELAGLATTQIRSKANGTVLEVPVKVGSQVIEANSFNAGSTICSIADLNSLIFQGTIDEAQAGKLKEGMEMNIVIGALQNKTFPGRVTMIAPKGKEEAGTIKFPIEGDVFNKTNEYIRAGFSANGEIILSSKKNALLLDESLIQYEKVNGRDNPFVEVKQPDGKFKKVNVKLGASDGINVQILSGITKNDEVKVWNPSDKDKEALKEQQAK from the coding sequence ATGAAGAAGAAATTCACCGCAAAAAAAATAATTTACATCGTTCTCGGCCTTGTACTTTTATTTGCACTTGCAAAAGGGGTTGGATACCTCATCAATTCAAATTCCAAAAAAAGTGAACAGTTTCTTACCAAAAAAGCAGTTGTTCAGGACATGGACGAAAAAGTTTTGGCAACCGGAAAAATTGTTCCGCGCGAGGAAATTGAAATCAAACCAAATATTTCCGGTATTATCGACAAAATTTTGGTAAGTGAAGGTGATAAGGTGGTGGCGGGTCAGCTGGTGGCAACCATCCGTATTGTACCGAGCATTCAGAACGTAAATGCCGCCACGCAGGAAATAAATAATGCCAATCTACAGATCAGCAACGCGCAAATCAACGTGGCACAACAGCAAAAGCAGTTCGCCATGCAACAGCAACTGTATTCACAAGGCGTAATTTCCAAACAGGAATATATCGCCGCGCAACAGCAGCTGCAATCTACACAGCAGGTTCTCCGCAACGCGCAGCAACAAAGACAAACCGCGCAGAAAAACCTTCAGATCGCGAAAACCGGCGCAACTCCGGAATTGGCAGGTTTGGCGACAACACAAATCCGTTCCAAAGCAAACGGAACCGTTTTGGAAGTTCCCGTAAAAGTTGGAAGTCAGGTAATTGAAGCCAATTCCTTTAACGCTGGAAGCACCATTTGCTCCATCGCAGATTTGAATTCCCTTATTTTCCAGGGAACCATCGACGAAGCGCAAGCCGGAAAATTAAAAGAAGGCATGGAAATGAATATCGTCATCGGTGCTTTACAAAACAAAACCTTTCCGGGTCGGGTCACCATGATCGCGCCAAAGGGAAAAGAAGAAGCCGGAACAATAAAATTTCCTATTGAAGGCGATGTTTTCAACAAAACCAATGAATATATCCGCGCTGGTTTTTCCGCTAATGGTGAAATTATCTTGAGCTCCAAGAAAAACGCTTTACTTTTGGATGAATCTTTAATTCAGTATGAAAAAGTTAACGGCCGCGACAATCCTTTTGTAGAAGTGAAACAACCGGATGGGAAATTTAAAAAAGTAAATGTAAAACTCGGTGCCAGCGACGGAATCAATGTTCAAATTCTTTCCGGAATTACGAAAAACGACGAGGTGAAAGTTTGGAATCCTTCGGACAAAGACAAAGAAGCGCTCAAAGAACAGCAGGCAAAATAA
- a CDS encoding ribonucleotide-diphosphate reductase subunit beta, producing the protein MGIFEKRVGYKPFEYPEVLQFVEAINKSFWVHSEVDFTADVQDFQSQLEPHEKNAIKNALLAIAQIEVSVKTFWGNLYNHMPKPELNGLGATFAECEFRHSEAYSRLLEVLGYNDLFSQVVEIPAIKKRIDFLSNVLRHANSTTPKEYVSSLLLFSILIENVSLFSQFAIILSFTRFKGYMKNVSNIIAWTSVDEQIHANAGIYLINKIRQEQPELLTDSDIEDIYTLVDHSIDVEEEILDWIFEMGEIDNVSKENLLNFMKFRVDDSLKKINMATRYNISPEQYRPMVWFEEEVFANSMDDFFAKRPVDYTKHDKSITENDLF; encoded by the coding sequence ATGGGAATTTTTGAAAAGAGAGTAGGATATAAACCATTTGAATATCCTGAGGTTCTTCAGTTTGTTGAGGCCATCAACAAATCCTTTTGGGTGCACTCAGAAGTTGATTTTACGGCCGACGTACAGGATTTCCAGTCACAGCTGGAGCCACACGAAAAAAACGCCATCAAAAATGCGCTTTTAGCCATTGCGCAGATTGAAGTTTCGGTAAAAACTTTCTGGGGAAATCTTTACAACCACATGCCGAAGCCGGAACTCAACGGTTTAGGCGCCACTTTCGCAGAATGTGAATTTCGCCACTCGGAAGCGTATTCGCGCCTGCTCGAAGTTTTGGGTTATAACGATTTGTTCAGTCAGGTGGTGGAAATTCCGGCCATCAAGAAAAGAATTGATTTTCTTTCCAACGTTTTGCGTCATGCCAATTCCACTACGCCGAAAGAATACGTTTCCTCGCTTTTGCTTTTCAGCATTTTGATAGAAAATGTTTCGCTATTCTCGCAGTTCGCCATTATTTTATCGTTCACGCGCTTTAAAGGTTACATGAAAAATGTTTCCAACATCATCGCCTGGACTTCCGTTGATGAGCAGATTCACGCCAACGCCGGCATTTACCTCATCAATAAAATCCGTCAGGAGCAACCGGAATTATTGACGGATTCAGATATCGAAGATATTTACACCTTAGTCGATCATTCCATCGATGTAGAAGAGGAAATTCTGGACTGGATTTTCGAAATGGGTGAGATTGATAACGTTTCGAAAGAAAACCTTTTGAACTTTATGAAATTCCGTGTAGACGACAGTTTGAAGAAAATCAATATGGCGACGCGCTACAATATTTCTCCCGAGCAATACCGCCCGATGGTATGGTTTGAAGAAGAGGTTTTCGCCAATTCAATGGACGATTTCTTCGCAAAAAGACCTGTAGATTACACGAAACACGATAAAAGCATCACAGAGAACGATTTATTTTAA
- a CDS encoding ABC transporter ATP-binding protein, translating to MLVIKDLNKSYDTGKSKLHVLKGINLSINEGEFVSIMGSSGSGKSTLLNIIGILDEKDSGIYELDGIPIEHLNEVKAAEYRSKFLGFIFQSFNLIGYKTALENVALPLYYQNVPRKERNARALEYLAKVGLADWASHLPNELSGGQKQRVAIARALITNPKVILADEPTGALDSKTTYDIMKLLQEINREGKTVIVVTHEPDVAAETKRNVILKDGIIESDEFITQRVLA from the coding sequence ATGCTAGTAATCAAGGATCTCAACAAGTCGTACGACACCGGCAAAAGCAAACTTCACGTGCTGAAAGGTATTAACCTGAGTATCAACGAAGGCGAATTCGTTTCTATCATGGGAAGTTCCGGCTCGGGGAAATCTACCTTGCTGAATATTATTGGGATTTTGGACGAAAAAGATTCCGGAATTTATGAGCTGGATGGCATTCCCATTGAACATCTTAATGAAGTTAAAGCAGCCGAATACCGCAGTAAGTTTTTAGGTTTTATTTTCCAGTCCTTTAATTTAATTGGCTACAAAACCGCGCTGGAAAACGTTGCGCTTCCACTCTACTATCAAAATGTACCGCGGAAAGAACGCAATGCGCGCGCGCTGGAATATCTGGCAAAAGTAGGACTCGCAGACTGGGCTTCGCATTTGCCCAACGAACTTTCCGGCGGGCAGAAACAGCGTGTAGCCATCGCAAGAGCTTTAATTACCAATCCCAAAGTAATTCTTGCCGATGAGCCTACGGGCGCTTTGGATTCCAAAACCACCTATGATATTATGAAACTTCTGCAGGAAATTAACCGCGAAGGAAAAACCGTAATTGTGGTTACGCACGAACCTGATGTCGCCGCCGAAACCAAAAGAAATGTCATCCTGAAAGACGGAATCATCGAAAGTGACGAATTTATCACCCAAAGAGTTTTAGCTTAA
- a CDS encoding ribonucleoside-diphosphate reductase subunit alpha, which produces MEEQAKIWWLNEESEQMLNRGYLLKGETVDGAILRITTAAAKRLYKPELQPAFEEMIRKGWISFSSPVWANMGTERGLPISCFNVHVPDNIEGITHKLGEVIMQTKIGGGTSGYFGELRNRGTAVTDNGKSSGAVSFMKLYDTAMDVVSQGGVRRGAFAAYLDIDHGDIEEFLSIKDIGSPIQNLFTGICVPDYWMQDMIDGDMDKRKIWARVLESRAQKGLPYIFFTDNVNRNKPQVYKDLGMPVNASNLCSEIMLPSSAEESFICCLSSMNLELYDEWKDTNAVKLAIYFLDAVLSEFIEKTEGNYYLTGPRNFALRHRALGLGVLGYHSYLQKNMIPFESFEATQFNARAFRQIKEQSILASQELANIYGEPELLKGYGLRNTTTMAIAPTTSSSAILGQTSPGIEPFASNYYKAGLAKGNFMRKNKYLATLLQEKGIDNEDTWRTIMLNHGSVQNLEELSDEEKAVFKTFREISPMEIISQAAQRQQYIDQGQSLNLQIPSTMPVKDVNYLYIEAWKKGVKSLYYQRSSSVSKELMVNFVTCSSCEA; this is translated from the coding sequence ATGGAAGAACAAGCTAAAATTTGGTGGCTGAATGAAGAGTCCGAGCAAATGCTCAACCGCGGCTATTTGCTGAAAGGTGAAACCGTCGATGGCGCCATCCTGCGGATTACTACCGCAGCCGCAAAAAGACTTTATAAACCGGAACTGCAGCCCGCTTTTGAGGAAATGATCCGCAAAGGTTGGATCAGCTTTTCCTCGCCGGTTTGGGCAAATATGGGAACAGAAAGAGGTTTGCCGATCTCCTGCTTCAATGTGCACGTGCCCGATAATATCGAAGGAATTACGCATAAACTCGGTGAAGTCATCATGCAGACCAAGATTGGTGGTGGAACATCCGGCTATTTCGGCGAACTCCGCAACCGTGGAACGGCTGTAACCGACAACGGAAAATCTTCCGGCGCCGTTTCTTTCATGAAATTGTACGACACCGCCATGGATGTGGTTTCCCAAGGTGGCGTGCGTCGCGGCGCTTTTGCGGCGTATCTCGACATTGATCACGGCGACATCGAAGAATTTTTGTCGATTAAAGATATTGGAAGTCCGATCCAGAACCTTTTTACCGGAATTTGCGTTCCGGATTACTGGATGCAGGACATGATCGATGGTGATATGGACAAGCGAAAAATCTGGGCACGCGTGCTGGAAAGCCGCGCACAGAAAGGTTTGCCTTACATTTTCTTCACCGACAATGTGAACCGCAATAAACCGCAGGTTTACAAAGACCTCGGCATGCCGGTGAACGCGAGTAATTTATGTTCGGAAATCATGTTGCCATCCAGCGCCGAAGAATCGTTTATCTGCTGCCTTTCCTCCATGAATTTGGAGCTCTACGACGAGTGGAAAGATACCAACGCGGTGAAACTGGCGATTTACTTTTTGGACGCTGTTTTATCGGAATTTATCGAAAAAACGGAAGGAAATTATTACCTCACCGGCCCACGTAATTTTGCGCTGCGCCACCGAGCGCTTGGTTTGGGCGTTTTGGGTTACCATTCTTACCTGCAAAAAAATATGATTCCGTTTGAAAGTTTTGAAGCTACGCAATTCAACGCGCGCGCGTTCCGTCAGATTAAGGAACAGTCGATTTTAGCTTCCCAGGAATTGGCAAATATTTACGGAGAACCGGAATTATTGAAAGGTTACGGCTTGCGAAATACCACAACGATGGCCATTGCACCGACAACTTCCAGTTCCGCGATTTTAGGTCAGACATCGCCTGGCATTGAGCCGTTTGCGTCCAATTATTATAAGGCGGGCCTTGCGAAAGGAAATTTTATGCGCAAAAATAAGTACCTCGCAACTTTGCTTCAGGAAAAAGGCATCGATAATGAAGATACCTGGCGAACCATTATGCTGAATCACGGTTCTGTACAGAATTTGGAGGAATTGAGTGATGAAGAAAAAGCGGTTTTCAAAACCTTCCGCGAAATTTCTCCGATGGAAATTATTTCACAGGCCGCGCAAAGACAGCAATACATCGATCAGGGACAATCCCTGAATTTGCAGATTCCATCCACGATGCCGGTGAAAGATGTAAATTATCTCTACATCGAAGCCTGGAAAAAAGGCGTAAAATCACTGTATTATCAAAGAAGTTCTTCCGTTTCAAAAGAATTGATGGTGAATTTTGTTACCTGCTCAAGTTGCGAAGCGTAA
- a CDS encoding RrF2 family transcriptional regulator — protein sequence MFSKSCEYGIRASIYVAKNSLKNRKVSLIEVAKHTDSPPAFMAKILQKLTRTDIISSFKGPTGGFSIALDNLEKISLLNIVLAMDGDGIFENCTLGLRKCDVEKPCPLHFKFRLIRDEMRETLESTSLRSLAEQVSDGITFLKR from the coding sequence ATGTTTTCAAAATCATGCGAATACGGAATTCGGGCTTCTATCTATGTGGCAAAAAATTCACTCAAAAACCGAAAAGTAAGCTTAATAGAGGTTGCTAAACATACTGATTCTCCGCCAGCTTTTATGGCGAAAATTTTACAGAAACTCACCCGGACAGACATTATTTCTTCTTTTAAAGGTCCGACTGGTGGTTTTTCGATTGCCTTGGATAATTTAGAAAAAATCTCACTTCTAAACATCGTTTTAGCGATGGACGGAGACGGGATTTTTGAAAACTGCACGCTGGGCCTTAGGAAATGCGATGTGGAAAAACCATGCCCGCTGCACTTTAAATTTAGACTGATTCGCGACGAAATGCGCGAGACTTTGGAATCAACCTCGTTGAGGTCTTTAGCAGAACAGGTTTCCGACGGAATCACTTTTCTGAAGCGCTAG
- a CDS encoding ABC transporter permease has translation MNIIFKIDTWQEIYHSLRNNKLRTFLTMIGVGWGMFLFVALLGAAKGMENGFDKAFAGFATNSIFLWAQNTTIPYDGFPKGRKMDLHLPDIDVLKQRIHDIDYISPQTSRGNFGSAGELFSRNGKNETYTLNGDFPVGNKISEKKLIFGRYINDADINQNKNVIVIGEAIYKNFFDAKKNENPIGKTVTVKGLFFNVIGVFRVQQQGGNMGSDDSAYIPFTTFTKMYNNGDKVGFFAIVGKDNVDLNVLENTVKDELKAKYHVSPDDTNAYGSFNLGKLFGKLTGFLTGMQLLTIVVGTLTILAGVIAISNILLITVKERTKEIGIRRALGAKPAEVRNQILLESVVITITSGLLGFIFGIFLLMILNSVTAGQDEFPFYNPTVNYGEVFAAMAVMVFLGLVIGMIPAQRAVKIKPIEALRTE, from the coding sequence ATGAATATCATTTTTAAAATTGATACCTGGCAGGAGATTTATCATTCCCTTCGGAATAATAAACTTCGGACTTTTCTCACCATGATTGGTGTGGGCTGGGGCATGTTTCTATTTGTGGCACTTCTGGGCGCTGCAAAAGGTATGGAAAACGGTTTTGACAAAGCTTTTGCAGGTTTTGCCACCAACTCCATCTTTCTTTGGGCACAAAACACGACGATTCCTTACGATGGTTTTCCGAAAGGCCGGAAAATGGATTTGCATTTACCGGACATTGATGTTTTAAAGCAAAGAATTCACGATATCGATTATATTTCGCCGCAAACTTCACGCGGAAATTTCGGCAGCGCAGGCGAACTTTTTTCCCGAAACGGCAAAAATGAAACCTACACCTTAAACGGCGATTTTCCCGTCGGAAATAAGATTTCTGAAAAAAAGCTCATTTTTGGCCGGTATATTAATGATGCCGACATCAACCAAAATAAAAACGTCATCGTCATCGGCGAAGCTATTTATAAAAACTTCTTCGATGCTAAGAAAAACGAAAACCCCATTGGTAAAACTGTTACTGTAAAAGGTTTGTTTTTTAATGTGATTGGCGTTTTCCGCGTACAGCAGCAAGGCGGAAATATGGGCAGCGACGATTCCGCTTACATCCCTTTCACGACTTTTACCAAAATGTATAACAACGGTGACAAAGTAGGTTTTTTCGCGATTGTCGGCAAAGATAATGTGGATTTGAATGTGCTTGAAAACACGGTAAAAGACGAGCTTAAAGCCAAGTATCATGTTTCACCGGACGATACCAACGCGTACGGAAGTTTTAATCTCGGTAAACTCTTTGGCAAGCTCACCGGATTTTTAACCGGAATGCAGCTTCTAACCATCGTGGTAGGAACTTTAACCATATTGGCCGGCGTTATCGCCATCTCCAATATTTTGCTCATTACCGTAAAAGAGCGGACAAAAGAAATTGGGATCCGGCGCGCTTTAGGTGCAAAACCCGCAGAAGTGCGCAATCAGATTTTGTTGGAAAGTGTGGTCATCACCATAACTTCCGGCTTACTGGGCTTTATTTTCGGAATTTTCCTGCTGATGATCCTAAATTCAGTCACTGCAGGCCAGGACGAATTCCCTTTCTACAACCCGACCGTAAACTATGGTGAAGTTTTCGCCGCCATGGCGGTGATGGTTTTCCTTGGTTTGGTCATCGGCATGATTCCAGCGCAGCGCGCCGTAAAAATAAAACCTATCGAAGCTTTACGCACAGAATAA
- a CDS encoding ABC transporter permease, with amino-acid sequence MFDVDRWREIFESIRSNVLRTVLSGFTVALGLFIFIVLFGIGNGLKNAFTEGFARDATNLISISTGKTTIAFDGLQTDRQVVLQNKNYDNITKEDPKKIEHASARYTTSMLVKYGRESGSYQVNGSDTDEPFIENRKLLDGRFITERDIDLQQKVAVIGRMVQRDLIKNGSPVGQDLDLNGTMFKVIGVFSDDGGDMDERMISIPISTLQQLKKGSDTLSRIYITYEPTMKPKDAIAYSDNLEKKLKKDLKISPDDENALRVSNNAQNLEKTFQFLLIITLIVGFIGLGTLLAGIIGISNIMVYIVKERTKEIGVRKAIGAKPSAIVALIIQESVVITVISGIIGVALGVLTLALIGDSLEKYFIKDPSVGWGLIIVAFFCLVIAGLISGFVPAFKASKIKPIEALRTE; translated from the coding sequence ATGTTTGACGTTGACCGCTGGAGAGAAATTTTTGAATCGATTCGCAGTAATGTTTTGCGGACCGTTCTTTCGGGCTTTACGGTCGCCCTGGGTTTGTTTATTTTCATCGTGCTTTTCGGCATCGGAAATGGTTTGAAAAACGCTTTTACCGAAGGTTTTGCGCGCGATGCAACCAATCTTATTTCCATTTCTACCGGCAAAACCACCATCGCTTTTGATGGTTTGCAAACTGACCGACAGGTTGTTCTACAAAATAAAAATTACGATAATATCACCAAAGAAGACCCAAAAAAAATAGAACATGCTTCGGCGCGCTACACCACCAGCATGCTGGTAAAGTATGGCAGAGAAAGCGGTTCTTATCAGGTCAACGGTTCAGATACCGATGAACCTTTTATTGAAAACCGAAAACTTTTAGACGGCAGATTTATTACCGAACGGGATATCGACTTACAGCAAAAAGTGGCGGTGATCGGCAGAATGGTTCAGCGCGATTTAATTAAAAACGGCTCGCCTGTCGGTCAGGATTTGGATTTAAACGGAACCATGTTTAAAGTAATCGGCGTGTTTTCCGACGACGGCGGTGATATGGACGAAAGGATGATCAGCATCCCGATTTCCACCTTGCAGCAGCTGAAAAAAGGTTCCGATACACTCAGCCGCATTTACATCACCTACGAACCCACAATGAAGCCCAAAGATGCCATTGCGTACAGTGATAATCTCGAAAAAAAGCTCAAAAAAGACCTGAAAATTTCTCCCGACGATGAAAATGCACTGCGCGTAAGCAACAATGCACAAAACCTCGAGAAAACCTTTCAGTTCTTGCTGATCATCACTTTGATCGTTGGATTTATCGGCCTCGGAACTCTGCTGGCGGGCATCATCGGCATCAGCAATATCATGGTGTATATCGTAAAAGAAAGAACCAAAGAAATCGGTGTCCGAAAAGCCATTGGCGCAAAACCTTCGGCAATCGTTGCTTTAATTATTCAAGAAAGCGTTGTTATAACCGTGATTTCCGGAATTATCGGCGTGGCGCTGGGCGTTTTAACCTTAGCTTTAATCGGCGACAGTTTAGAAAAATATTTTATCAAAGATCCAAGCGTTGGTTGGGGTTTAATCATCGTTGCTTTTTTCTGCCTGGTCATTGCCGGCCTTATTTCAGGCTTCGTTCCCGCTTTTAAAGCAAGTAAAATCAAACCAATTGAAGCGCTGAGAACTGAATAG